From the genome of Bombyx mori chromosome 16, ASM3026992v2, one region includes:
- the LOC101744795 gene encoding protein unc-45 homolog B translates to MVVQEEAESYKNKGNDAFKSENYQEAITFYTKAINLAEKGSRDLATYLKNRAAAYLKTKEFEKVISDCDKALEIIPEDPKALFRRSQAFECLERFEEAYRDAKTIFTVDPTNKAVQPILSRLHTVVQERARQNAQTSNKVEQMFKLAFGLGEDIEKREKAMANLLVLAKENSGAEVMLKNGVVQRIQQLLKVEKNSEIYINAIRVIGQICKKNIERTRAVLKVVGIPWILEIIDSTDEKRVNAAQYCLQIILNSFSGMDNKQESKPDPKLCEENKSEIDTLLTCITYCITNRVISGQARDALIELIMRNCHYSAINWSERFVEIKGLHRLLEVCSELDEYKYESAMNITASSRTIAAACLARIYENMYYDQAREKFNEQVDEFVKDKLLSPDLESKVRVTVAITSLLRGPLDVGNYVISKDGIIEMILVMAQTDDLLQQKVACECLIAAASKKDKARAILTKGVDILKKLYQCKNDAVRVRALVGLCKIGSFGGDDASIRPFAEGSTKKLAEACRKFLVNPSKDNDVRKWAAEGLSYLTLDADVKEKLVEDKPAIQALIELAKTGDQSCLYGVVTTIVNLCNAYEKQEMMPEMLELAKFAKHHVPEQHELDDPDFVSKRISVLTKAGVTSGLVALAKTESHNSRELIARVFNAICNLQELRGLVVQQGGAKVLIPMSLEGTQNGKKQAAQALARIGITINPEVAFPGQRNLEVIRPLLALLHPDCTALENFEALMALCNLAGMNETTRNRIIKEGGLSKIEHYLYEDHMMLIRAATQCICNLLQSEEVVKSYEGKNDKTKFLFLLCQEEDEDTVTAAAGALCILTSVSKVCCRKLLDVEQWPETLRCLLANPNSEIQYRGTYMLYNIIKDDKDFAAKVFETDIMEILMALSKLNDEAHIRANEYAQKCLNAAEDLGVIRKPEA, encoded by the coding sequence ATGGTTGTTCAAGAGGAAGCAGAGTCTTACAAAAATAAAGGAAACGATGCTTTTAAATCTGAAAACTATCAGGAGGCAATCACTTTTTACACTAAGGCGATAAATTTGGCCGAAAAAGGCAGCCGAGACCTTgcaacatatttaaaaaatcgggCCGCAGCCTACTTAAAGACCAAAGAATTCGAAAAAGTGATCAGTGACTGTGATAAAGCTCTAGAAATAATACCAGAAGATCCGAAAGCCTTGTTCCGGAGATCGCAAGCTTTTGAATGTTTGGAGAGATTTGAAGAAGCCTACAGAGATGCCAAAACAATATTTACTGTGGACCCAACTAACAAAGCTGTCCAACCTATTCTATCACGTCTACACACTGTAGTACAAGAGCGAGCTCGCCAAAATGCTCAAACAAGCAATAAAGTGGAACAAATGTTTAAGTTGGCTTTTGGGTTAGGTGAAGATATTGAAAAACGTGAGAAGGCCATGGCTAACCTATTAGTTTTAGCGAAAGAAAACAGTGGTGCTGAGGTAATGTTAAAAAATGGTGTAGTTCAAAGAATTCAACAACTACTAAAAGTGGAAAAAAATTCTGAAATTTACATCAATGCTATCCGTGTCATAGGTCAAATTTGCAAAAAGAACATTGAAAGAACAAGAGCAGTTTTGAAAGTTGTTGGGATACCGTGGATTTTAGAAATCATTGACAGTACTGATGAGAAGAGAGTGAATGCGGCTCAGTATTGCCTTCAGATCATACTTAACTCATTTTCAGGGATGGACAATAAACAGGAATCAAAACCTGACCCTAAACTTTGTGAGGAAAACAAAAGTGAAATAGATACTCTACTCACCTGTATCACCTATTGCATCACCAATAGGGTTATCAGTGGACAGGCTAGAGATGCTCTCATTGAACTAATCATGAGGAATTGCCACTACAGTGCAATCAATTGGTCAGAAAGATTTGTTGAAATCAAAGGGCTGCACAGATTATTAGAAGTTTGCAGTGAACTGGatgaatataaatatgaatcTGCCATGAATATCACAGCATCCTCAAGAACCATAGCAGCAGCTTGTTTAGCAAGAATATATGAAAACATGTACTATGACCAGGCGAGAGAGAAATTTAATGAGCAGGTAGATGAATTTGTTAAAGACAAACTGCTCAGTCCTGATCTGGAATCAAAAGTTAGAGTAACTGTAGCCATCACTTCTCTACTTAGAGGCCCATTAGATGTTGGTAACTATGTTATATCTAAAGATGGTATTATAGAAATGATTCTTGTTATGGCTCAAACTGATGACCTACTGCAGCAAAAAGTCGCCTGTGAATGTTTGATAGCAGCTGCATCCAAGAAAGACAAAGCCAGAGCCATACTTACTAAAGGTGTTGATATCTTGAAAAAACTTTACCAGTGCAAAAATGATGCAGTCAGAGTAAGAGCCTTAGTAGGCTTATGTAAAATTGGCAGTTTTGGTGGTGATGATGCTTCCATACGCCCATTCGCGGAAGGTTCCACAAAAAAACTAGCAGAAGCCTGTAGAAAATTTTTGGTAAATCCATCTAAAGATAATGACGTGAGAAAGTGGGCTGCTGAAGGTCTCTCATATCTAACCTTAGATGCAGATGTTAAAGAGAAACTAGTTGAAGATAAGCCAGCTATTCAAGCTCTGATTGAGTTGGCTAAAACTGGTGATCAGTCATGCCTATATGGTGTTGTAACCACTATAGTTAACTTGTGTAATGCATATGAAAAGCAGGAAATGATGCCTGAAATGTTAGAACTAGCCAAGTTTGCTAAGCATCATGTACCCGAACAGCATGAATTGGATGATCCTGATTTTGTAAGCAAGAGAATATCAGTATTGACAAAAGCTGGTGTAACCAGTGGCTTGGTAGCATTGGCTAAAACGGAGAGTCACAACTCAAGAGAACTCATAGCTAGAGTATTCAATGCTATTTGTAATTTGCAAGAATTGAGAGGCCTAGTTGTACAACAAGGTGGAGCAAAAGTTCTAATACCAATGTCTCTTGAGGGTACTCAAAATGGAAAAAAACAAGCTGCTCAGGCTTTAGCCAGAATTGGGATAACAATAAATCCAGAGGTGGCATTCCCTGGTCAAAGAAATTTGGAAGTCATTAGACCTTTACTGGCATTATTACATCCAGATTGTACAGCCTTGGAAAACTTTGAAGCATTAATGGCTTTGTGCAATTTAGCTGGAATGAATGAGACAACCAGAAATAGAATAATCAAAGAGGGAGGTTTATCTAAGATTGAACATTACCTATATGAAGACCATATGATGCTTATTAGAGCAGCCACACAGTGTATTTGTAACTTACTTCAGTCTGAAGAAGTTGTCAAATCATATGAAGGAAAAAATGACAAAACCAAATTCTTATTCCTACTGTGCCAAGAAGAAGATGAGGATACAGTCACCGCTGCAGCAGGTGCTTTGTGTATATTGACTTCAGTTAGTAAAGTTTGCTGTCGAAAATTACTAGATGTCGAGCAATGGCCTGAAACACTAAGGTGTCTTCTAGCAAATCCAAACTCAGAAATACAATACAGAGGAACCTATATGttgtacaatataataaaagatGACAAAGATTTTGCTGCAAAAGTATTTGAGACTGATATAATGGAAATATTAATGGCACTGTCTAAATTAAATGATGAAGCACACATCAGAGCCAATGAATATGctcaaaaatgtttaaatgcAGCTGAGGACTTAGGAGTCATAAGAAAGCCTGAGGCATAA